One Aegilops tauschii subsp. strangulata cultivar AL8/78 chromosome 2, Aet v6.0, whole genome shotgun sequence genomic window, TCCTGCCGGAgtccgaggaggaggccgaggacgacgaggaggcccGGGTCAGGAGCGGGTGCGCGCACGCCTGCTGCTGCTGGCGCTGTTTCGGggccgcggccgcggcggcgccgTTCCTGCAGCCGCCGGCGTTCTTCTTGGACATGAGGTGGAGGAGGCTCGCCACCGGCGCGGAGCGCGTCCGCAGGGgtgggcgcgacggcggcggcgggcggcgcgcgtTCCTGCCGGAGTCGGACGAGGAGGCcgacgaggacgaggaggagtCGCGCGAGAGGAGCGGCCGCGAATGCGCCTCCCGACGCCCCACGGACGCTTCCGTGCGACCCTTGGTCTCGCCGGCTTTGGGCTTCTTTGTAACGAGGAGGAGGAGATCACGCCACCGCCGCCCAGCACACCGCGGCGCGCGGGGAGAGGCGGGCTCCGAGGGAGGCTCCTCCTCCGGGCACGGCGGAGCCGAGCAGGTCGAGGCGGGATTCAGCAGCGGGAGGAGAGGCACGAGCTTTCCGTCCGAGAAGAGCTCGTCAGCGGCGGAGAGCGCGGCCACCGCCGCCGGGATGCGGAACTCGAAGTCGCCGTCGTCGTCTTCAGCGCCCACCGGAGGTGCCGGCAAGGGCGCGATGGACGCGTGGAACGAGAAGAGATCCGGCGAGGTCactgcggcgacggcggcggccatTAGCGGCGTCGGTGGAGCATTAACGCTGGAGGTGGTTGCCGTCGGTGGTCTGTGTgcgggggcgagggaggagggagTTGTTTAACTTCGTCGTCGCCGTGTCAACGAACGCTGGAGTATATAAGCGGGTCGTTTCTGGGTTACCGGGTCTGAAGCGAAGGCGGCTCTGGGCCCGGGAAGAGGGTATACGAGGCAACCGATGGATAGTGCGTGTGCCGACGTCGGGGGTGGTTGACCAAAtccttttctttttttgcgggtCACCAAACCTGTTTGTACTCACTGTTAGTagtatattttattttatttttattttgaaaacAACTATATTTGTATCTTGCACTATACAGTTGTGCAACCGTGCAGGCCTCACCCTTTTTTAATCTaaggaaaaaaagaagaagatggAGATTATGCGCGTCACAGAGACATCTAAAGGTGGTATTTTTAATGATAAATATTCAATGATTATATATTTTGTACTTAATattcatatgtgatatcactataGTAGTATGACATATGAATAGCCAATATATTTATATGTATATTAATTTTTTATAAATAGCCAATATATTTATATGTACTTAAAGCGTGCATTTGTAAGTATTATATGCGCATTAATGTCATGTTTTTGGTCTACATTACTAAGTGTTTCTATGAAAAAGATTCATAAGTATTGTGTGACAATAATCTTTATTTGGAAATCATTTGCCACATGAATCTTTGTTATACTAGCATATATTGTACCATGTGCCAATACTGAAAATTATAGTATACACAACCAAAATGGAAGATATAGAGAGCATTAATTGACAATATTATATCGCCTTTTATTTGGTGTTGTTTTGTTGTACTAGTGATATGATTTGTTTTCCTATTTTAAAAAGTAAAAATGCCCATATTAGTCCTACAAGATCATAGACATCATCTTACCTCCCAATATGTAATGGCAATATTTCCATTGGATTTAAAAAAATAATGAACTACTCATATGTTATATTTTATGGGCCGTGGACCAATAAATCTGAATCTCGACCGAGTTAAAATTTTGAGATCTAGTTCCATGGCTAGCCGAGTAGAAGAATCACCAGTAAAATCTAACCATCTAAGCTATGCTTAGTTCGTCTCACTCGTACTCTCAATGTAAACGAAATACATATGAGAGAGCCTATGTAGAACAGAGGCAGAACACGGCCGATACATATGAAATGCCCCTAGTCTCTAGTTTGCCGTAGCCGATTTGCAATGTCTATGATCGATGCTCATCTTGATTAAGCTTAAATAAAGCTGCCTAATTTCCTAACACCATATATGTTTAGTAGCCTGTAAAGAACCTGAAAAAAATGGAGCGTGTTAAAAAAAAAGGGGTTCTTCTCTATATTTGCAAAAGGCAAACTCTTATTTAATGTGGCTTGGGACGTTTTACGGGAGTGAGCATGTGATGTGATCGAGTGGCAGAGCATGCAAAGGCAAACATTCTCGCTCGCCTGATTACACACGTATCATGCACGAGATTTGGTCGGCCGGGTGAGATCGACCTAAAAAAAAAAGACCAAACCTAAAGGCTAATCCTTGTTGGCTTTTCTTTATAGAAAAAACTCCGTGAACACCGGGCGTCCGTGCCGGGACTCGAACTCAAGTGAGATCGACCTCGTTCCTTCAAAAGATGCGTGGCATCCAATGGCGAATTCACTGTAATGAGCTCCTGCACATATTAATTGTTAGTGACCCTTTTCAGTATACGTACATGCACGAATTGTAAGATCGGCTACGGAGTTGAACAAATCTAGTACGTACGTATCACGGCCGGGAGAAGATGGCAGCATTGATACACACTGACACACACACTCACCGAAGAAGCTCTTTCAGCGAATCTTTCGTGTACGCACGATGCAGTCGTGTCGCCGTAGAGCGTTAAAGACGCGCAGGTTTGCCTCTGCAGGTACTACGGGTGTGTGTCGTTCGTTGAGGGTTTATGCTTTTTTTTAACGTTTTTCTTcccttttctgtttttttttaatttttgttcCTTTTGCATTTTAATTCATGAACATTTGAAATAAGTGACTTAATTTTTAAAATTTTATAATATTTGTTAAGTTCATGCATATAAGTAAAGTTCACCAATAATTTTAAagtttgtgaacatttttaaaattcctGAAGTTTACTTCAAATTTGtaaatgttttttaaatttgcaagcaactttttgaaaaaaaatatgattttttttatttgcAACAGAGTCAAACGGAGGATTATTTGCTTCTTTTTCTCACGGAAAATCGTGCAGGAGACTTTCATTTGGCACGGCTCCTAAGAGATAAAGGAAAGAATAACTCGTCTAAGAGCCCATATGTCCGGCTAAATAAGATGTGTTCTGAGAGCAAGATGAATGAGCTCCTCGATCAGAAGAGTAGTCATCAGGAGGGGACTTAGTTTAGTAATCCAAGTTTTGTTTAAAAAAGTCAATGAACATCTTTTGATTTAACGGACTTTTCAAACAGAATGATGGTTGTCTTTTTGTAAGATAGGAGCATATCGAACGGGAAAAAAATGCTAGCCGGGCGAGTGGAGCAGGGCAGCCAAGCTGAGCAAGCGGGAGCTTCGTGGGCCGATCCATGTGAACGTTATAGCAGCAATTCCATGGTTTCAGCGTGTAATAGGAGCTCCCGACAGGCTCACACTACGACCACCGGCTGACACCAAGGTTGAAATGAGTAAGGACACCACAACCACGCATCAAACAACTTCACTCTCATCTCAGAACAAATATCGTCTCTAGTGGCACACCAACATGATATATGAACGAAGAACACACACCATCAAAACATAATTAAAATCCAAGCCAACGGGGATAAAACCAAATGAAACAACGACCACAATAACCTTCAATAGTGACCACAATAACATGCTAGAGAAAAAGACAATCTCATGAATGAAGAACGACGCGGCGAAGCGCCCATTGGCCTCTAGTAAGTTCACAAAGCTCCCTAAATTTGGAGCCCCCTCATTTCATTGAGATCTTCAATTTGAGACTGGATACAAGAATCTAACTAGATCGTTTGGTAGGTCCCCTTGGCAAGTGTATGGGTGGTGTGAGCCTTGGTTGGCAATAAGGAAGCACCGCTTAGGACACATTTAATACCAGCAAAACCCACACGGTCAACAACACATGTGGCTACCTCAAGTGTGTGTACTCATTCGGCCCCGCAAGTCACCGACTCTTGATCTAGGGGTGCCAAGTTTCATTTGGCCATCAGTGTCTCATGCTTCATTCTTTTATGACGGGAAACTTCATCCTTGAGGTTACAACAGTAAATCAGTGGTTTGGCAATCTTCCTTGCAAGGGGTATGTCCCTGGTCACAACATGTTCACAAACAAAAGTTCTGACCTACTGGGGTGCGACACTTAGGAGGCTCTTCAAAACATTTGAGGTTATCCAACTTGTGCATGTTTGGTCTTTTGCGATTTTATTCACAGAGTTTTGGTGGAACGTCAAGATGCAAAAAGTGGAGTTAGAGACGACAAGCTcaacgatcttcaacttcacttgTATGAACATGGAGTTTGTGTTTTTTTATCTGATACTTTCGTTATTTGTCGAATGAAGTCAGATCGTTTATTAAAGATGAAATTGTCATGAATTCCAAGGTAGTTTAGATTCTCATTGTTTGTGCAGGTGTAGAATGTGCCATTTATATAGGATATTTTAGATGTCATGAGATTCTTTATCCCACCAATAGCTTCACCACACGGTTGTGAACAAAAATGTGAAAAATGAAATACACATAACCGCTCATTTCAAAGGATTGTAGTATTGCCAACCAGCGCATAATATGTACTTGCCTACACACACTCGTGTGCCTGAAGCTAATCTTGTGGATGCTAGACATCAGAGTTCCTCCAGAGTTTTTTGGGCTAATTTTTAATACCTTTGATTCCGCCCACCACTCCTAATGTTGCCTAGACCTCACCATTGTCTCCATTGTAGTGTTAGCATGTCATATCGATGTCACTACATGCAGTACACTCCTTGAGATATGGATCTTACAAGCAAAAGATCCACACAACAAGAAGTGCGCTGGGAATCACAACCACCACTGCATGATCTGCACGAAATCCATAATTACGTCTATGTGTTGTTTGTATCACTCATATTGAAATTTCCCGCCTGGTCGCCATGAAGACCCATCATCACTTGTATTTTCTAGTACATATGGTTCAATTTCTTTCATTGATGATGTTCCTCCACCAAAACCTCCAGGAAGTTTCTCTTGTTTTGTTCTTGACGATGCACTCTACGGGACATAGATTCTATAGGTTGCATTAGGTTAGTTGTGGAAAGACATCACCTCCACTCTTATTTTCCATCACTTAGTAGTTAGTACTACCACAACAACACAACAACACGAGGCTAAATATGTAAAATTTTGAACGaaagaatttttgatgtgcaGAATCTCCACAAGGAACTCAACAATAATAT contains:
- the LOC109738180 gene encoding uncharacterized protein; amino-acid sequence: MAAAVAAVTSPDLFSFHASIAPLPAPPVGAEDDDGDFEFRIPAAVAALSAADELFSDGKLVPLLPLLNPASTCSAPPCPEEEPPSEPASPRAPRCAGRRWRDLLLLVTKKPKAGETKGRTEASVGRREAHSRPLLSRDSSSSSSASSSDSGRNARRPPPPSRPPLRTRSAPVASLLHLMSKKNAGGCRNGAAAAAAPKQRQQQQACAHPLLTRASSSSSASSSDSGRNSRPPWHPRGPARPWRPAIAAESPRVSASGRVVFRGLERCSSTPAAGGVGGLRRPRPRGMERSYSTNVRVDPVINVFGFGHLFFPASPSKEKKADAAGGGRRNRPEKLAMMLRDPQD